cccttcaccttccccttcaccttccccttcaccttccccttcaccttcagcatcctccatgaaagtataaccgaaatgagcaagatagctttcatcgatgaaatcatccccttcttcatcttcttccattataacccctctttctccatgcttggtccaacaattatagcttggcatgaaaccgtgccgaagcaggtgcaggtgaacttctcttgaggaagagtaacccttctgattcttacagtcaacacatggacagataacaaaacccttctgcttgttcgcattagccactacgaggaaatctttcaaacccgtagtgaactcgcgggagagtcggttaccgtacatccattgccgattcatctgcattattataatataaaatatataattaaccatcatgcatttgttaaagtaactagctataaacaatagaaattaaacaatgaacaacacacatgcatattttatcaatgacacacatgcatgaaaggttcaagttgctaaccgcgatcgaggaggaacctcaagtgtggctccaacacttcatatcatgtttatttcacgctgttgggcatttcatcaaacaccttgtgtgcataagaggaaccaaaagcaaacctacacccccttgtgaagagaagtggcaccaaatggctaagtgagtgcgctgaactggtatatataggggaggagctttagtcgcggttggccaggccaaccgcgactaaaggcctttgggcacctttagtcgcggttggcctgccgaatcgcgactaaagcccctcacgtgcaccagctggccaccgagcgccctggcccaagcctttggtcgcggttcgtctgccgaaccgcgactaaagacttcattagtcgcggttcctacagtttcgcgactaatggggctggacggaagcctctttttctactagtgtatcatgcatgaaagaagaagaaaggcaacTAAACTGCTGGCACTGGCCATATTGTTCTTGTAGGATAACAATCTCTTCGAGTGTGCGCGGTGTTCTTGTAGGCAACTTGGTAGTCTGGTGTTCaagtttgaattttttgatatatttttACTGCATGGGTGCGTACTAACCTGCTCATATTTATAACCCGGGATACCTGCTATTTTTAGAATCAATTAATTGCTACAGGCGCTAATTTTGCAATGCACGTCGTGATCAGGCATGATATCAATTACTGATATATGTTAATATGCGCCAATTATGTGGTTGGGGTCGACAGGTGTGATATTATTACGTGCTAAACATATCAGACGCTCAACATTGAACATGAAACGTGGCACTTCCGGCAAGCTTGGGCTGGCAGTGGCAGACCAAAAATAACTTTTTACCATGGGATGGACATTGACGAGGCTTGACGTTGATACGCGTGTGGCCACGGGGTAAGGCAATCTTCAAGGCGGACCTTCAAACCCCTCGCATCCGTCCGGACTGCGCTGTCTGGACACAGTTTGTCATTCAACGCGGGCTTCCATCGGTCCGTCGAGCGGAATGTACATTTTCAGCAGATCCGAAACAAACGTGGGAGGCTTTGTGAAAGTGCAGACATTCACTTAATGAACCAAAAGTCGCCACGTACCCTCTTCTCTCCATCCAGATGACGGAAGGCAGGTGCTGCTACTATTTAGGTTTGGCGGAAGGTGATTAGGCGTTTGGCTGCTGATCACTTTGTTTCACTATTTTTTTTCTTCAAATGATACTGGTTCCATCAAAAGCCATCATGAACCAAAAGCCGTCATGTAAAAGCTagctagattggttccgccaaatgCCCAAATAGCATGCTTAAAAAGCTAGAACTAATCACGCGGTGCTTTGGCGGAAGCAAGCAAATAGAAGCAATAGAATGTAGCTAGCGACGTTGACGGAAGCTTGCTTTCCGTCAAATAAGAATTATGTTTGGACgatgaaccaacatgtggttggatggttaggtggacaatGGCGTCTTCAGTTCACCAGGGTTCAAATACTAATATTCGTATTTATcttagatttatttcaggatttttcgaCGAAACACGTTCAGTGTGAGGAGATGTTCTCGTCGACTACGAGACGCCTACAATAACTTCGTAAAATCTTAAGAGACAAATACCTTGTCCGTTTGCGGTTCAGCGTGGGAGAAGATGAAGCGGGCCCATGTCCAAACGGTCTTTTAAAaaatttcatttttcttttttcttttccttttccttttcgtTTTTTTCTACTTTACATAATTTGAGATTTCAAAAAAGTTTCAAACAATTTAAAAATGAGAATTTTGAAAtaaatgtttgtggattcaaaaaatgcTCGCGATTTTATGAAAAAAATGTTTGCTTATTCGAAAAATATTCAAAATTTTGGAAGCAAATGTTCTGGAAATCAAACCATGTTCATGATTAATATaaaaagttcatgtattaaaaATATTAATGAAACTGAAAAAAATGccaattaaaaaaatcatgaatgaaaaaatatcctaaaaattcaaaaacttATTGTGACTTAGATAGTTTATTCATTCATGAAATGTTcgctgattcaaaaaatgatcacgcatttcaaaaaatattcgttaaatcaaaaaaatgttcctgaatttCAAAAGTTGTTTCACCAATTTCCAAAACAATCTTTGTCCATTTTATAAATGGTTGCCGATTCAAGAAAATTGTtaaaaaatatatttgcaaatagtataaaattttcatgaattcaaaaaatgttcttggttTCGAAAATGTGTGAAAATTTGTcaaagtgttcatgaatttgaaaaatgttcacgagtttaattcggatgtaacttttcgagtagatgatttttcatataaaatactttttaatccgagttcgtatgcaaaagttatgcccattatactaaatttcagagagattttgcaaataaagtcgaaattcatatttgtaaatttttccaacaactagaccacatatcacgtgggaaacttattttcttttattttttgacatttccatcattttttcattttttaaaaaactgaaaaggcggtcccaAGGGGGGtgcatttggtcaaagttagtaatggctcACTTTGTgtaggtgtgccattactaagtttgacatagtaatggcgcactgcactttgcataggtgcgccattactaagtttgaccaaggtttgactcagtcatacacatagtaatgatGCACTTTGTACAGGTGTGACATTACTATCCCctagtgcgccattgctaacaattttttttccaaaattagtaatggcacaccacacaccAGATAcaccattagtaatatgtcaataatggccTACCTGTAtctggtgcaccactgctatatagcagtggcgcaccacatacatggtgcgccattaatgtccatattagttaTATCCGTTTTTCTAATAGTGGAACGACTGCCACGCGTCTAGGATTTTCTCGTTTCTCATCCGGGGTGCCGTCGATCTGCCTcgtctcctgtggccttagggccatgaagACGCGGTGGATTCCGGCCCTTGCCGGTGAGAGGACACTTGCTTCATTTTTAGGTATTCTTTGGAGTCTGCTtaaggtttgtgtcctgctcaggaagtcGAGGCGACGATGCCTTCCTGAAGATAGAATACGGTTCTCCCCGTCTAACCTCCATCCTGGCGATGCGTCACACATTTtcagagggcgtgtggaggtgtgcctCCGAGGGATCTCACGGCATTCGGTCGGTGTTTGTCTTTTGGTGAATCCACATGGATTCAGTCTTTATTTGTCTGTGTTCATGTGTCTGCGGATTGGATCCTTCCGATATATGCTTATATTCATCGGAGACGGTCGATGTAATGGTGTGCTGGCTCTTTGgggccttaacacgacgactttCTGGTTGTTTACCACAACAAGGCTTGCTCGGCTCCTGTGACGGAGCGGCAATGATAGCGACGTGCCTTCGTCTCGCTCCGATGAGTGTAGTGATCTACGGATATGGTTGTAACTTTTATTCCTTTTGATGTTCTTGGTACTATCATGATATTTGATGAATAAATAGGAAGTTTTTCCCTGAAAAAAAAGTTGAACATATCTTGACCCTCACTCACATAACTAATCAGGTCCATGAGTAACATTTGGTTTCAAGTTAATAGCTACTAAGAAAATATATTATTGTATACAGACTTTCTCTCGTTTTCCACTTGGCAAACTCTCCCTCCAGAGTTCACCCGTGATCCCATTGCGCCTCCTTTCTGCCCGCCACTTCGGCAACCGGTGGTGGGGATTGGAATCCTGATGCATCCGCTCCAGTTAATAGCTTAGATTAGGTTTTTTTAGTCCTCGCCAATGCGGCACTCAGGTGTGCTTCTTATTTGAGTTTGCCTTTCAGGTTCCGATTCTCCTTGAGTTCATCTGTCTAAACTTAATCGACAAAGCTTCAGATTAGATTCATGTAGTCTCCTTGGGGCAGTGTGGTTATGATTTCTCGTCATGTGGTGAAATTTGGCATCTGGTGCTTCATATCTATGCAAGGGTTCAACAACGATGACTGCGGCTCCAGGGCGCTGGTCCTTAAAGGCGCGTGCACGAAGACTTCCAGGACGGACAAGGTCAAGCCGACTTCGGCAGGGGGCGACAACAAAGATGTGTCGACGGCTCATTCTGGTGTTAATAGTGGTCATTCGGTGGTCTTGAAATCTCGATGTATTTTTTTATTGATATGCTTTGTATTTCGGGTGTTCTTATGTGTGTGTATATTATTGCCATTCAAAAGATGTACAATTTCTACTAAAAATTATATCCAGCATTGGCCCTTCGCTTTATGTAAATTGCCATCCCAAAATGGGTTTTACTGCGAAAAAGCCCCCACCGCACAAAACCCTCGGCGCAGCCTCCTGTATCACGCGCAGGCTGTAGCTccactcccctcgccgccgccgccgccgccacgcagcTGCCATGGCCGACGACCGGCCGGAGCCCTGCCCCGTCGCCGCGGACCCGTCTCCCCCTCCGCCCCCCACGCCGGAGGAGCTGGTGGCCCGCGGCGTCGCCCCCGTCAAGCCCGCCTTCCTCCGCCCGGCCCCCGTCCGCGACGCCCCCAGCGAGGACGGCGGCAGGGCCAGCGGCGCCGTCCCCCTCGAGAAGAAGTCCAAGCGCCAGTTCAGGCGCGACCGCAAGCAGGTAACGACTGTGGTGCACTCAAGGTGCTCGCGGCAATGCCCCACAGACAGCGTAGTCCGTAGTGTTGTGAAGCAGCGCGTGCCAGGTGCTTGTGGTAATGCCTGTGCGTAGTTGCCTTGTAGTCGGACGGCGTTTCGGTCGTGGCGTATCCGTTTCATGAAAAAATGATGATATGTGCCTGCGCAAAGTGTGAACTGGACAACATGTGTTGATGAATTCAGGCTAAATAGTTGGTCGTGAGCCTTCCTTGACAAGATTTGTTTTTCCTGGACACTAATGGCTAGTAAGTACATAAGTTGTGAGCAAGAATCGCACACTGAATGAATACAAATGTGTGGATTAAAAAATTTCACTGGCCTTTATGAATGCATGCTCTGTTTCATTGATTATAGTATACGAAAGAAGCAGGCCTGTGGCTACTGATTTCTCTCTGATGCAAGTACACGTTTATGGATACATATAATATGTACTTGAGTAATTGTTACTTTTTTTATTCCTGTGTGGCCAAAATGTCTTTTTGGTGTCTGTCAACAATTTTTGGTACCTAAGTTCAAAGCAACTTTACACTCATTATGTTCCATCTAATGCTTGGTTGTAGTAATGATGTAAACTGGCCTGCTTTGATTTTCAATGACAATTCGGGGCTACTTTACTAATGGGATATATGAATTATTATCTACCATCTTCGTTGCAAAACCACCTCTGAACTACCCCTGTTGCATGCCTGCATCTCCCATCACTTATTATCTACAGGAGTATTACCATCTTCCCCTATGCGCTCTGATCATAAATATCTGCTTGCTTCGTAGTGCCCCATGAACATGGCAGACTTTTGTGTATTTGTTATGCAGGCAACATATACTACAAACTGTTGGTCGTCATCTTAATTTGGGTGCAACTTATGCAGGAACAGGAGTCGGTATTACGTCTTTGTGTGGCAGTTGCCAAAAGTGGAAATGTGGACGCTTGCAAATTTGGTGCTTCTTGCCGTTTCACCCATGACATAGATGCTTATTTGGCTCAGGTATTGTTTTATTGGCCACTCTTGATTTGGTCTTCTCCCTGAACCTATAACTCATAACTGATCTCTTTGTTACTTTCGCAGAAACCAGCTGACCTTGAAGGAACATGTCCATTCACTGTTCTGGGGCAGCCATGTCCGTATGGACTAACTTGCAGATTTTCTGGTACACACAAAGATAACCATGCACCTTCTGAAAGTCATGAGATAAACACTTTGAGTAAAGATGTTCAAAAGCTCTTATGGAAAACCAAATATAAATTTCCCAGGGCCAGTGAGCAGATCAAACATCTTGGTCTTAAGGTACATAATTTAAATTTCTTGAATTCTATTGTCTATCAGGTCTGGCTTTTACACTTGTTATCATGGACACAGAGTGCACGATTTATGTTTATTGGAGCACATTGCATTTTACGGGTTAAAATATTTATATTTAATGGTTATCGGTTATCACCTGCTAGGTGACAATGGCTAATACATATAGTAGTCGTAGCCCTAATTTTAGCAATATTGGAATTTCTCTGCCTAGTGATTTTACTGCATCTCCAAATGTAGATCATAGTGGTCCTCTCATACTTCTTAAATACATAGAAGAGATGTATGTTCTTAGCACTGGCAGTTACTATGTGCCTGATACTGATATGGGTATAAGATCCTCAAAATGCTTGTCAACACATGGCTATTGAAATTTATTATGTCATATACCActttttattttgattataagtTATTGTTATGAAGTTTCTGATGCAACATAGTGGTTGGTGCAGAATCTGTTGTTTTAGGATCTATTCTGTGAAGTTCTGTCACATGATAATACTTTCATTTAGTCTCAATCGGTGTGTTTCATAATGCAGGAAGTCATCAAGATTAAAGCAAGTGCATTAGCTGAAGATCGGAGCGCTGATCATGATAATCCAGATGTATCGTGTGAACTGAATGGTGAGGAAAAAACTGAATCTTCTTGCAATACTGCTGTGAATGTGGAACATGATTCCAGTTTGTGCGAAGAAATGGATAAATTGGGGGGAGAACCTTTGGATGGTGACTCTGTTGCAAGGGCAGCAAAGAAGTCAAAGATTGAAGTTGTTGAAATTAACAAAGAAGGAGCTGGTAATTTTGTTTCTGGATTTAAGAGCCATTCTTTTAAGTGCTCCTGTTGCTCATAGTATGGTTTCATTTATTAACCTTTTCACTAACATTATGGGTTAGGTACTCATGACACTAAGCTGGAGCCTGAAGATCCTAATTTAGTTAATGGATTGGAAGTGCCCTCAAATATCCCAAGCTCTTGCAGAGTTGACCTAGTCGCAACACCTCATTTACGTGAAAGGAAGATAATAGATTTTCGGGAGAAGCTGTACCTTGCTCCCTTGACCACTGTGGGAAATCTTCCTTTCCGGAGGCTGTGCAAAACATTGGGAGCTGACATTACTTGTGGAGAAATGGCTATGTGCACAAATCTTATGCAGGTTAGAAAACAAAGTACCTTCCTGGTCTGTTCCATCGTCATATGTGACATATGCCATTTTCGTGTCTTTTGAGTGGAGTTAATTTCTTACATCCATTACAAATGGTGCCAAGGTTAATGAATTATCATCTGTTTATTCCTTGTGATGTCATTTCATATGGATATGTTTCATGTAGGGGCAAGCTTCAGAGTGGGCTTTGCTGCGAAGACATTCATCAGAGGATTTGTTTGGGGTGCAAATCTGTGGAGCTTTTCCAGATACAGTGGCACGGACAATTGAACTTGTGGATAACGAGTGTTCGTTTGACTTCGTTGACATAAATATGGGCTGCCCAATCGATTTAGTTGTCAATAAGGGTGCTGGGTCCTCGTTGCTTAACAAACCTATGAGGATTAAGAGTATTGTTCAAGCATCATCTGCCGTTACTAAAAGACCTCTAACTGTTAAGGTAATTCAACAACACACATATTAAAATAGAGTAGCAGAATTCTTGTGCTCACCTTTTCTTTGTTTCTTGATTCTAGGTAAGAACAGCTTTCTTTGAAGGCAGGAACCGTGCTGATTCTTTAGTTTCAGACATTTATGACTGGGGTGCTTCAGCCATAACAATACATGGTCGATCGCGGCAACAACGCTACAGCAAAAATGCCGATTGGGACTATATTAACCAGTGTGCACAGAAGGCCCCTGATGACTTGCATGTCATTGGAAATGGTGATATATTCTCCTTTACCGACTGGAACAGGCATGTTTCTGGCAGCTCCAAAATTTCCACTTGCATGATTGCTCGAGGTGCGCTTGTCAAGGTTAGTATGCACAGCAGTTTACATGATTTAAGTTGTTATATATTATGAGAAAAAAACAAATGGTTCCGAGTATTTTGGGATAGCATGATAGTGAACCACATTTTAGCTTGGAATTGTGCAGTTCTATATCAGTGAATTATGCTCCAGTGTTTAGTcatgaaattttttcgacc
The window above is part of the Triticum aestivum cultivar Chinese Spring chromosome 2A, IWGSC CS RefSeq v2.1, whole genome shotgun sequence genome. Proteins encoded here:
- the LOC123186928 gene encoding tRNA-dihydrouridine(47) synthase [NAD(P)(+)]-like — translated: MADDRPEPCPVAADPSPPPPPTPEELVARGVAPVKPAFLRPAPVRDAPSEDGGRASGAVPLEKKSKRQFRRDRKQEQESVLRLCVAVAKSGNVDACKFGASCRFTHDIDAYLAQKPADLEGTCPFTVLGQPCPYGLTCRFSGTHKDNHAPSESHEINTLSKDVQKLLWKTKYKFPRASEQIKHLGLKEVIKIKASALAEDRSADHDNPDVSCELNGEEKTESSCNTAVNVEHDSSLCEEMDKLGGEPLDGDSVARAAKKSKIEVVEINKEGAGTHDTKLEPEDPNLVNGLEVPSNIPSSCRVDLVATPHLRERKIIDFREKLYLAPLTTVGNLPFRRLCKTLGADITCGEMAMCTNLMQGQASEWALLRRHSSEDLFGVQICGAFPDTVARTIELVDNECSFDFVDINMGCPIDLVVNKGAGSSLLNKPMRIKSIVQASSAVTKRPLTVKVRTAFFEGRNRADSLVSDIYDWGASAITIHGRSRQQRYSKNADWDYINQCAQKAPDDLHVIGNGDIFSFTDWNRHVSGSSKISTCMIARGALVKPWIFTEIKEQRDWDITSGERLNILKDFTRFGLEHWGSDTKGVETTRHFLLEWLSYTCRYIPVGLLDVVPQQLNWRPPSYCGRDDLETLMASDSAADWVRISELLLGKVPEGFTFAPKHKSNSYDRAENG